In Salmo salar chromosome ssa03, Ssal_v3.1, whole genome shotgun sequence, a single genomic region encodes these proteins:
- the LOC106600570 gene encoding G-protein-signaling modulator 2 isoform X1: MDSVGSLASIVDEDQSYHVRYRMDASCLELALEGERLCKVGDYHAGVAFFETAIQVGTEDLQVLSAIYSQLGNAYFHLHNYAKALEFHHHDLTLTRTIGDQMGEAKSSGNLGNTLKVLGRFDEAVVCCQRHLDIAMDLNDKVGQARALYNFGNVYHAKGKSICWSGAEPGEFPDEVTTALRKAAEYYEANLSIVKELADPAAQGRTYGNLGNTHYLLGNFQNAVASHEQRLQIAKEFGDRSAERRAYCNLGNAYIFLGEFEVAAEHYKRTLQLARQLKDRAVEAQACYSLGNTYTLLQDYERAIDYHLKHLIIAQDLNDRIGEGRACWSLGNAHTALGNHDQAMHFAEKHLEISKETGDRSGELTARMNVSDLQMVLGLSYSTNNSTLSENPIKDMDHNLHGARPRIGRRNSMENLELMKLTPDKINAQKWNSDILTKQSKPTLAKSSSKLFFISRLRGKKNRAGGSSKVLQDTSNTPQIPAQGPQKRASPDMLGDEGFFDLLSRFQSNRMDDQRCSIQEKSRLSVSTSSSDSPPRAMRKSVSDAAAVEGLGSGSGAQGRRLEEGGGAGGSLPGLRLNRHSSQAVLSHLMANADNTEPDDDFFDMLVKCQGSRLDDQRCAPPPARGPTVPDEDFFSLITRSQAKRMDEQRVTLPSAAGSAARPCSN, translated from the exons GATGGATGCATCCTGCCTGGAGCTGGCCCTGGAGGGTGAGCGGCTCTGTAAAGTGGGCGACTACCACGCTGGGGTGGCCTTCTTCGAGACAGCCATCCAGGTTGGCACAGAGGACCTGCAGGTGCTGAGTGCCATTTACAGCCAGCTGGGCAATGCATACTTCCATCTGCACAACTACGCCAAGGCGTTGGAGTTCCACCACCACGACCTCACCTTGACCAG GACCATCGGGGACCAGATGGGAGAGGCCAAATCCAGCGGTAACCTAGGCAACACATTGAAGGTGTTGGGTAGGTTTGATGAGGCTGTGGTCTGCTGTCAGAGGCACTTAGACATTGCCATGGACCTGAACGACAAG GTGGGACAGGCTAGGGCGCTGTATAACTTTGGGAACGTGTATCATGCAAAAGGAAAGAGCATCTGCTGGAGCGGGGCGGAGCCAGGAGAGTTCCCCGACGAGGTCACTACTGCACTTAGGAAAGCAGCGGAATATTACGA AGCAAACTTATCCATAGTAAAGGAGCTTGCAGACCCGGCCGCCCAGGGCCGAACATATGGTAACCTTGGCAACACACACTACCTGTTAGGAAACTTCCAGAATGCAGTGGCATCACATGAACAG CGCCTCCAGATTGCCAAGGAGTTTGGCGACCGCTCAGCAGAGAGAAGGGCCTATTGCAACCTGGGGAACGCGTATATATTCCTGGGTGAATTTGAAGTGGCAGCCGAGCATTACAA GAGGACTCTGCAGCTGGCCAGACAGCTGAAGGACCGGGCTGTAGAGGCTCAGGCCTGTTACAGTCTGGGAAACACCTACACACTCCTCCAGGACTACGAGAGGGCCATAGACTACCACCTCAAACACCTGATCATAGCACAGGACCTCAACGACCGGATTGGTGAGGGCCGGGCGTGCTGGAGTTTAGGGAACGCTCACACCGCCCTGGGGAACCATGACCAGGCCATGCACTTTGCTGAGAAACACCTGGAGATCTCCAAAGAG actgGTGACCGGAGCGGGGAGCTGACGGCCCGTATGAACGTGTCAGACCTGCAGATGGTGCTGGGGCTGAGCTACAGCACCAACAACTCCACCCTGTCTGAGAACCCCATCAAGGACATGGACCACAACCTGCACGGAGCCAGGCCCCGGATAGGACGGAGAAACAGCATGGAAAACCTGGAGCTCATGAAACTCACCCCCGACAAGATCAAT GCTCAGAAGTGGAACAGTGACATCTTGACCAAGCAGTCTAAACCCACCCTGGCTAAGAGCTCCTCCAAGCTGTTCTTCATCAGCCGTCTGCGGGGGAAGAAGAACAGGGCTGGGGGCTCCAGTAAAGTCCTGCAGGACACCAGTAACACCCCCCAGATCCCTGCACAGGGACCACAGAAG AGGGCCAGTCCAGACATGCTCGGGGACGAGGGCTTCTTTGACCTGCTGAGTCGTTTCCAGAGTAACCGGATGGACGACCAGCGTTGTTCCATACAAGAGAAGAGCCGTCTGTCAGTCAGTACCAGCTCCTCTGACTCTCCACCCAGAGCCATGAGGAaat cagtgtCCGATGCGGCAGCAGTAGAAGGCCTGGGCTCTGGGTCTGGTGCCCAGGGTCGCCGGTTAGAGGAaggtggaggtgctgggggtaGTTTGCCCGGCCTTCGGCTCAACAGGCACAGCAGCCAGGCTGTCCTCAGCCACCTGATGGCTAACGCAGACAACACGGAGCCTGACGATGACTTCTTCGACATGCTCGTCAAATGCCAG GGTTCTCGGCTGGATGACCAGCGCTGCGCCCCTCCCCCGGCCCGTGGCCCCACCGTCCCAGACGAGGACTTCTTCAGCCTCATCACGAGGTCCCAGGCCAAACGCATGGACGAGCAGCGGGTCACCCTGCCCTCCGCAGCAGGCTCTGCAGCACGGCCCTGCTCCAACTGA
- the LOC106600570 gene encoding G-protein-signaling modulator 2 isoform X2 produces the protein MDSVGSLASIVDEDQSYHVRYRMDASCLELALEGERLCKVGDYHAGVAFFETAIQVGTEDLQVLSAIYSQLGNAYFHLHNYAKALEFHHHDLTLTRTIGDQMGEAKSSGNLGNTLKVLGRFDEAVVCCQRHLDIAMDLNDKVGQARALYNFGNVYHAKGKSICWSGAEPGEFPDEVTTALRKAAEYYEANLSIVKELADPAAQGRTYGNLGNTHYLLGNFQNAVASHEQRLQIAKEFGDRSAERRAYCNLGNAYIFLGEFEVAAEHYKRTLQLARQLKDRAVEAQACYSLGNTYTLLQDYERAIDYHLKHLIIAQDLNDRIGEGRACWSLGNAHTALGNHDQAMHFAEKHLEISKETGDRSGELTARMNVSDLQMVLGLSYSTNNSTLSENPIKDMDHNLHGARPRIGRRNSMENLELMKLTPDKINAQKWNSDILTKQSKPTLAKSSSKLFFISRLRGKKNRAGGSSKVLQDTSNTPQIPAQGPQKRASPDMLGDEGFFDLLSRFQSNRMDDQRCSIQEKSRLSVSTSSSDSPPRAMRKLSDAAAVEGLGSGSGAQGRRLEEGGGAGGSLPGLRLNRHSSQAVLSHLMANADNTEPDDDFFDMLVKCQGSRLDDQRCAPPPARGPTVPDEDFFSLITRSQAKRMDEQRVTLPSAAGSAARPCSN, from the exons GATGGATGCATCCTGCCTGGAGCTGGCCCTGGAGGGTGAGCGGCTCTGTAAAGTGGGCGACTACCACGCTGGGGTGGCCTTCTTCGAGACAGCCATCCAGGTTGGCACAGAGGACCTGCAGGTGCTGAGTGCCATTTACAGCCAGCTGGGCAATGCATACTTCCATCTGCACAACTACGCCAAGGCGTTGGAGTTCCACCACCACGACCTCACCTTGACCAG GACCATCGGGGACCAGATGGGAGAGGCCAAATCCAGCGGTAACCTAGGCAACACATTGAAGGTGTTGGGTAGGTTTGATGAGGCTGTGGTCTGCTGTCAGAGGCACTTAGACATTGCCATGGACCTGAACGACAAG GTGGGACAGGCTAGGGCGCTGTATAACTTTGGGAACGTGTATCATGCAAAAGGAAAGAGCATCTGCTGGAGCGGGGCGGAGCCAGGAGAGTTCCCCGACGAGGTCACTACTGCACTTAGGAAAGCAGCGGAATATTACGA AGCAAACTTATCCATAGTAAAGGAGCTTGCAGACCCGGCCGCCCAGGGCCGAACATATGGTAACCTTGGCAACACACACTACCTGTTAGGAAACTTCCAGAATGCAGTGGCATCACATGAACAG CGCCTCCAGATTGCCAAGGAGTTTGGCGACCGCTCAGCAGAGAGAAGGGCCTATTGCAACCTGGGGAACGCGTATATATTCCTGGGTGAATTTGAAGTGGCAGCCGAGCATTACAA GAGGACTCTGCAGCTGGCCAGACAGCTGAAGGACCGGGCTGTAGAGGCTCAGGCCTGTTACAGTCTGGGAAACACCTACACACTCCTCCAGGACTACGAGAGGGCCATAGACTACCACCTCAAACACCTGATCATAGCACAGGACCTCAACGACCGGATTGGTGAGGGCCGGGCGTGCTGGAGTTTAGGGAACGCTCACACCGCCCTGGGGAACCATGACCAGGCCATGCACTTTGCTGAGAAACACCTGGAGATCTCCAAAGAG actgGTGACCGGAGCGGGGAGCTGACGGCCCGTATGAACGTGTCAGACCTGCAGATGGTGCTGGGGCTGAGCTACAGCACCAACAACTCCACCCTGTCTGAGAACCCCATCAAGGACATGGACCACAACCTGCACGGAGCCAGGCCCCGGATAGGACGGAGAAACAGCATGGAAAACCTGGAGCTCATGAAACTCACCCCCGACAAGATCAAT GCTCAGAAGTGGAACAGTGACATCTTGACCAAGCAGTCTAAACCCACCCTGGCTAAGAGCTCCTCCAAGCTGTTCTTCATCAGCCGTCTGCGGGGGAAGAAGAACAGGGCTGGGGGCTCCAGTAAAGTCCTGCAGGACACCAGTAACACCCCCCAGATCCCTGCACAGGGACCACAGAAG AGGGCCAGTCCAGACATGCTCGGGGACGAGGGCTTCTTTGACCTGCTGAGTCGTTTCCAGAGTAACCGGATGGACGACCAGCGTTGTTCCATACAAGAGAAGAGCCGTCTGTCAGTCAGTACCAGCTCCTCTGACTCTCCACCCAGAGCCATGAGGAaat tgtCCGATGCGGCAGCAGTAGAAGGCCTGGGCTCTGGGTCTGGTGCCCAGGGTCGCCGGTTAGAGGAaggtggaggtgctgggggtaGTTTGCCCGGCCTTCGGCTCAACAGGCACAGCAGCCAGGCTGTCCTCAGCCACCTGATGGCTAACGCAGACAACACGGAGCCTGACGATGACTTCTTCGACATGCTCGTCAAATGCCAG GGTTCTCGGCTGGATGACCAGCGCTGCGCCCCTCCCCCGGCCCGTGGCCCCACCGTCCCAGACGAGGACTTCTTCAGCCTCATCACGAGGTCCCAGGCCAAACGCATGGACGAGCAGCGGGTCACCCTGCCCTCCGCAGCAGGCTCTGCAGCACGGCCCTGCTCCAACTGA
- the LOC106600570 gene encoding G-protein-signaling modulator 2 isoform X3 gives MDASCLELALEGERLCKVGDYHAGVAFFETAIQVGTEDLQVLSAIYSQLGNAYFHLHNYAKALEFHHHDLTLTRTIGDQMGEAKSSGNLGNTLKVLGRFDEAVVCCQRHLDIAMDLNDKVGQARALYNFGNVYHAKGKSICWSGAEPGEFPDEVTTALRKAAEYYEANLSIVKELADPAAQGRTYGNLGNTHYLLGNFQNAVASHEQRLQIAKEFGDRSAERRAYCNLGNAYIFLGEFEVAAEHYKRTLQLARQLKDRAVEAQACYSLGNTYTLLQDYERAIDYHLKHLIIAQDLNDRIGEGRACWSLGNAHTALGNHDQAMHFAEKHLEISKETGDRSGELTARMNVSDLQMVLGLSYSTNNSTLSENPIKDMDHNLHGARPRIGRRNSMENLELMKLTPDKINAQKWNSDILTKQSKPTLAKSSSKLFFISRLRGKKNRAGGSSKVLQDTSNTPQIPAQGPQKRASPDMLGDEGFFDLLSRFQSNRMDDQRCSIQEKSRLSVSTSSSDSPPRAMRKSVSDAAAVEGLGSGSGAQGRRLEEGGGAGGSLPGLRLNRHSSQAVLSHLMANADNTEPDDDFFDMLVKCQGSRLDDQRCAPPPARGPTVPDEDFFSLITRSQAKRMDEQRVTLPSAAGSAARPCSN, from the exons ATGGATGCATCCTGCCTGGAGCTGGCCCTGGAGGGTGAGCGGCTCTGTAAAGTGGGCGACTACCACGCTGGGGTGGCCTTCTTCGAGACAGCCATCCAGGTTGGCACAGAGGACCTGCAGGTGCTGAGTGCCATTTACAGCCAGCTGGGCAATGCATACTTCCATCTGCACAACTACGCCAAGGCGTTGGAGTTCCACCACCACGACCTCACCTTGACCAG GACCATCGGGGACCAGATGGGAGAGGCCAAATCCAGCGGTAACCTAGGCAACACATTGAAGGTGTTGGGTAGGTTTGATGAGGCTGTGGTCTGCTGTCAGAGGCACTTAGACATTGCCATGGACCTGAACGACAAG GTGGGACAGGCTAGGGCGCTGTATAACTTTGGGAACGTGTATCATGCAAAAGGAAAGAGCATCTGCTGGAGCGGGGCGGAGCCAGGAGAGTTCCCCGACGAGGTCACTACTGCACTTAGGAAAGCAGCGGAATATTACGA AGCAAACTTATCCATAGTAAAGGAGCTTGCAGACCCGGCCGCCCAGGGCCGAACATATGGTAACCTTGGCAACACACACTACCTGTTAGGAAACTTCCAGAATGCAGTGGCATCACATGAACAG CGCCTCCAGATTGCCAAGGAGTTTGGCGACCGCTCAGCAGAGAGAAGGGCCTATTGCAACCTGGGGAACGCGTATATATTCCTGGGTGAATTTGAAGTGGCAGCCGAGCATTACAA GAGGACTCTGCAGCTGGCCAGACAGCTGAAGGACCGGGCTGTAGAGGCTCAGGCCTGTTACAGTCTGGGAAACACCTACACACTCCTCCAGGACTACGAGAGGGCCATAGACTACCACCTCAAACACCTGATCATAGCACAGGACCTCAACGACCGGATTGGTGAGGGCCGGGCGTGCTGGAGTTTAGGGAACGCTCACACCGCCCTGGGGAACCATGACCAGGCCATGCACTTTGCTGAGAAACACCTGGAGATCTCCAAAGAG actgGTGACCGGAGCGGGGAGCTGACGGCCCGTATGAACGTGTCAGACCTGCAGATGGTGCTGGGGCTGAGCTACAGCACCAACAACTCCACCCTGTCTGAGAACCCCATCAAGGACATGGACCACAACCTGCACGGAGCCAGGCCCCGGATAGGACGGAGAAACAGCATGGAAAACCTGGAGCTCATGAAACTCACCCCCGACAAGATCAAT GCTCAGAAGTGGAACAGTGACATCTTGACCAAGCAGTCTAAACCCACCCTGGCTAAGAGCTCCTCCAAGCTGTTCTTCATCAGCCGTCTGCGGGGGAAGAAGAACAGGGCTGGGGGCTCCAGTAAAGTCCTGCAGGACACCAGTAACACCCCCCAGATCCCTGCACAGGGACCACAGAAG AGGGCCAGTCCAGACATGCTCGGGGACGAGGGCTTCTTTGACCTGCTGAGTCGTTTCCAGAGTAACCGGATGGACGACCAGCGTTGTTCCATACAAGAGAAGAGCCGTCTGTCAGTCAGTACCAGCTCCTCTGACTCTCCACCCAGAGCCATGAGGAaat cagtgtCCGATGCGGCAGCAGTAGAAGGCCTGGGCTCTGGGTCTGGTGCCCAGGGTCGCCGGTTAGAGGAaggtggaggtgctgggggtaGTTTGCCCGGCCTTCGGCTCAACAGGCACAGCAGCCAGGCTGTCCTCAGCCACCTGATGGCTAACGCAGACAACACGGAGCCTGACGATGACTTCTTCGACATGCTCGTCAAATGCCAG GGTTCTCGGCTGGATGACCAGCGCTGCGCCCCTCCCCCGGCCCGTGGCCCCACCGTCCCAGACGAGGACTTCTTCAGCCTCATCACGAGGTCCCAGGCCAAACGCATGGACGAGCAGCGGGTCACCCTGCCCTCCGCAGCAGGCTCTGCAGCACGGCCCTGCTCCAACTGA